The stretch of DNA CGCTCGACCCTGTCAAACGCGGTCGTGGTCGCGATCGATCGTCGTGCCGCGATCGATCGTGCGACCCGTTGGCGTCCGTGACAGTCGTCACCGGTTTGACAAACGCATATGGTAGTCTGTGACATCTATCGTGATATGGCTAGCAACCAGGTCACCCACGACCGGTCACGGTGTCGCAACTGCGGGTTCGAAGCGCCCGGCGGAGACGACGAGTGGCGACGGATCGAGGTCCCGAAACTGGGCCGGATGACCCAGTGTCCACACTGCGAGAGCACGGACATCATCACCAGTCGGTGACTGCGGTCCCCCCGGTCGGCGAGCTCCAGGGTCCGATACCGACCCCGATTCGAACCGATCGACGGTCGCTCGCGCAGACAGACTCTTGAGTGTCTCGACCCTATCGGTGCCCATGAGCAACGAGGCAGATCAGCTTCCGACGAGCGACGACGAGTGGCGCGACCGGCTGAGCGACGAGGAGTACCGAATCCTCCGCGAGGCGGGCACCGAAACGCCGTTCAGCGGCGAGTACGTCGATCACAAGGCGGACGGAACGTACGCCTGTGTCGGCTGCGGGGCCGAACTGTTCGACTCCGAAACGAAGTTCGAGTCCGGCTGTGGCTGGCCGAGCTTCTACGACACCGACGACGACCGGATCGAAACCCGAACCGACACCAGCCACGGGATGCGCCGCACCGAAGTCCTGTGTGCCAACTGCGGCGGCCACCTCGGCCACGTCTTCGAAGACGGCCCCAATCCGACGGGCAAGCGCTACTGCATCAACTCCGCCGCCCTCGAGTTCGACGACGAATAATCAGGCCGCGGGACGTCGAGCGCGT from Natrinema salaciae encodes:
- the msrB gene encoding peptide-methionine (R)-S-oxide reductase MsrB — protein: MSNEADQLPTSDDEWRDRLSDEEYRILREAGTETPFSGEYVDHKADGTYACVGCGAELFDSETKFESGCGWPSFYDTDDDRIETRTDTSHGMRRTEVLCANCGGHLGHVFEDGPNPTGKRYCINSAALEFDDE